One Argentina anserina chromosome 6, drPotAnse1.1, whole genome shotgun sequence genomic window, AAACTACCAATGTACCTTGCAGAGTAGGGCTTGCCACTCGGACCTGGGTCCTTAAGGTCATCAATGTACTTCTTCAACTTGTCATCCCACATCTGATAGTTGCCCTCATTGAACGAGTAGATCTTTCCTGCTTTCGGTATCTGAACTTTCTCTTGAGTCAGAACAAATTCACCATACATAGGGTCCAAGCTAAATGCATAGACACCTTTCCCAATTGTAAGCACAAATATTACTGAGCTTGAGTACATGCAGTAGCCAGCAGCAAGTAAGTTGCTTCCTGGCTGACACACACTCACTACACATTTCTGTGCAGCACTGTCGAGCTGCAATGAAACACATAAATTTAAGGTCACGAAATTTGTTCACCAAATGATGTGTCAAAACCAAATTAACTATGTTGAGATTTTATAAATGAAGTTGAACAGTTTGGCTAATAGGACTTACAGTTTCATCATCAATGTCTGCTAGGCACTCATCATTAGGGCTGTATATTCCGAAGATTGAACCGGTCGAAACTGCAGCATCAATGTTGGATGATCCATCGAGAGGGTCAAACACCACAATATAGTTCCCAGAGTAACTCTCTTCCACAGCCACTGGCACATCCTCTTCCTCAGATGCTATAATCCCTGTTCGGCCACTCGATCTCAAGCAGTTGGAGAAAACCTGTCATAACTAGATAATTAAAATCACATTATGAAGGCTGCTGAGTGTAATTAACGGGACATTATAGCTTTAATTCAGTCCGCGCGATTGAATCATTGCTGAACAACCAACAACTTTTTGCACTCTTGTCCATTTCTATTATATTGCTGTTAAAGAGACTAATATGGTTCTCTGCGATTTGTAGCCTTGGAATTCAAAGCATCAAAATCGTTCCAAGTACTACGTACAGTATATCTGTGATAACATCCACCAAATTGCACTGTTGTAGTCTAGTTGGTCAGGATATTCGGCTCTCACCCGAAAGACCCGGGTCAAGTCCCGGCAAAGGAATTTTtcatcttcatttttctttcttccattAGAATCTCTAAACAAATTAAAGCATAAACACCAACCTCATTGGAGACGACGTCGAGTTTCTTCTGGTCCTCTCCTTGGATGTTCACAGCGCCCTGAACACCAGTCAAGTTAGAAATGCTAGCTCTCTGGACCAAAGAAGCAATCTGCTTGCAGGCCAATGAAATGCTCGAAAGCACAATGGTCAGCTCTGCATCAATGTTACCCTTCTGTTCTTGCTCCAGCAACCAGCTCGTCAGGGTTGTAATCTGGTACGCCGCTTTCTTCTTCGGCTCTGTTTCAGCTGCCACCGCCATGCATTTAACTCCAGCGCTGCCAACTCCCCTGTTTCTCTTGCTGCTGTTTGGGGCTGTGGCGGTGGTTGCCTTCGAGCCGAAGACGCATTGTTGCAGAGGAGAGAGCTGAGAAATGGAGCGAGAGCTCGAGCATAAGAGTTGGGATGAAGAAGGAGTTACTGCTGCTGCTACCATGGCTTTGGTTTTGTGATTAATTGAACTTGTTGTTCAAGTATTTTTGGGGTTTAATTTGATCGATTTGTTGGTTTTAGTTGGATTGTGTTTTGGTCGATTGGGGGAATGTGAGGTGGGCAGCCATTTCTGttatttttgttcattttgtgATCGAGGTCCCACTTATCTTCCTTTCTAGTGTTCTGTGTCGTGTGTGATCATGGTTCCTTTGCTTGGAGAGTCAAAATGACGAGAGAGACTACAAGTAACAAGTGGGAGTGCAATTGGGAATGCTGGATTCACTGGACTGAATTGGATTTGTGTTTGGTGCTTCGACTTGTGTGGTAAGGATAGTCGAGCGGTCTAGCACTCTAGCATACATGGAGTTTGTGCATGGTTGTTAGAGTCTCAACTTCTACCAATTTGGATCTATTGGTTGGTGCGCTTACGTCAAGTTAGTTTTCTTTCGCTGTGCACCTTGGTCAAAATACTAAAATCGGTAAGTGTATAATTGTAATATCtcgaaaatttataattactttCTAAACATTGTTTAGAGATTTTTAATTTGGTAGTAGTTCAATTATAAAGTTCGAGGGTGAAAACCAAAGTGTTCAAGCGAATAATTACTCGGAAACGTTATAATGAGGGGTCAAAGAGTTTACTTTTAACTCGTTGATTttctcagaaaacttcatgcacgaaagttgtagagcttgaTGATACGAGTTTTTTGTGAACATATGGCACGTGTAAAACGGTTTTCGCATGAGAAAGTTATGATAAATCCAAgtcgtatttatttattactaGAAACCACCCACACACTCTATGAGTGTGAGAAAGTGGGTAATTATCTACGA contains:
- the LOC126798010 gene encoding fructose-1,6-bisphosphatase, chloroplastic, with the translated sequence MVAAAVTPSSSQLLCSSSRSISQLSPLQQCVFGSKATTATAPNSSKRNRGVGSAGVKCMAVAAETEPKKKAAYQITTLTSWLLEQEQKGNIDAELTIVLSSISLACKQIASLVQRASISNLTGVQGAVNIQGEDQKKLDVVSNEVFSNCLRSSGRTGIIASEEEDVPVAVEESYSGNYIVVFDPLDGSSNIDAAVSTGSIFGIYSPNDECLADIDDETLDSAAQKCVVSVCQPGSNLLAAGYCMYSSSVIFVLTIGKGVYAFSLDPMYGEFVLTQEKVQIPKAGKIYSFNEGNYQMWDDKLKKYIDDLKDPGPSGKPYSARYIGSLVGDFHRTLLYGGIYGYPRDMKSKNGKLRLLYECAPMSFIVEQAGGKGSDGHSRVLDIQPTEIHQRVPLYIGSVDEVEKLEKYLA